Genomic segment of Juglans microcarpa x Juglans regia isolate MS1-56 chromosome 7S, Jm3101_v1.0, whole genome shotgun sequence:
GCTTGATATATGCTTTATGAGTTCTTCCACTTTATTCCCCATCTACTGCAAAAGCAAGTTAGGTTTGATTTTCAAAGTCTCTAAATTTTGCAGAAAAAGAACGGCATTTTTCCCCTCGTGAAGATCATTAAAGAAGATATTTATAAAACCCACTTCCCATTCCCACCAGTACACATGATATATAAGTACCATAATCGGTGCAAGTGCACTTctttcaacaatattttaagtTAATAAGCTTTGATTCCAAGAAAAAACTCCTTTCGTAAGAATGAGATTTACTatgcatcaactactattcactctcacactccacgcttataactttttcataggatgtggagttgttttttataaggtatgtgaatgtttttcatagggtgtgaggtgtgaaatagtagctgatgagaataatttttcttgtaagaATAAGgtcaaattcaatattatcttGAATTTAGTTAAAATAGATATGTATGTAACTtaccaataaaagaaaatcaatgtgTATTATAATTATGCGCAAAATAAACCTACATATTTGTTCATTTATTTgatatgaaaatacatatatttaattatcgaatgatgataataatttactgataatattttgtaagcaatgttttttttttttttaatttagatcatcatattaaaatatgataatCCATGTTTTAGAAGttcttcaatatcaaaataatttttttctccaaatcaGCATTAATATCTAATCTTAAGTCTTCAAATATTATGTCCAATGCCTTCATTCATTTACTAGTTCTTCATCATGTGGGGCCTTCTTTAACATgctactttattttattttttttgagcttacatgaaaatgagaattttttttttcatttgctcTTTTATATCCATccatccatacatacatacatacatacatacatacaaatatatatatagaggattAGGAGTGCTTTTACTACTTTAGCAAAGAATATTAGGCTTGGTGATGGGCCTTACGCAAATGAGATCCCATCAATTTCCACATCGATAAcgtaaatcaaattttaatgcCATATTAACAAGAAATTCAATTATGGTCAATGGATAAAAATCTGTTTGGGTCCTTGGGACATGGGGTGCAAAGCAATGTTTGGAGTACAACATATTCTACTGCAAGAGAAATACAACCTTATGGAGTTgcacatttctttttttgatcgGTAGCTGCACATTTCTTAAATCAATCATCTATTTCTTTACTCAAATCCCACTTGAGAAGTGCTAGATCTATACagagattttacaaaagcaAGCTTAGAAAATGATATGGTTTAATGCAATCCGTTACATCtactttacaaaataaaaaactatttacaaTCAGATGTACCATATCAAATCTTGTCggtttgtaagtttacttttataaaatctcattgTAGACCAAACATTTCTCATTCTAGTTATGAGAACCTGCGTAATATGTTAGTTATTACTCTCAAGTTAGAAACGAATTCAGGATGAAAGCATTTCTAAAGACAAGTTTATGAGCCAACAATCTTGCTTAAGCTGAAGATATAGGCAAAGATGCCACTCACCTTTTCAAGACTCTGGAATCTATTGCTACTCTGGCATCATCTTCAACAAGTAATTAACTTGTGTCCAAGGCTCCACTAACTTCAGCAGCAAAATAGAAATGGCTTACAAGCTATCAGGACGTGTCATGAATGCTAAATATCGTCTTTATTTGATCAAGACGAGTAACATCCCACGTTTTAATTCCAGATGGGCTGCTTGGAATTTGATTCCTTTGAAAAGATGGGGATCTTGAAATCCCATTCCTTTGGCTATGTAGTCTAAGGTTGTTTCGAACAAAAACAAGATCCTCCACTCTTTCCACTTCCAACCTGTTGGCTGTTCTTCGACATGGGAAATCGTTATCTTGCCATATCTCTTCACACATTCCAACACTTGAAACCTGACTCAGAACTTTCACTGCTAGTGTCTGTAAGTGGGGAGTTTCGAAACCAAAGTTCTCCCACCAAGCAACCGGATCCATCTTATCCCTACAATCCACAGCATCTTCTTCTCCTAAGGATCCTTCTAGTCGCCAGTAAGAGCTAAGCTGCTCTCTGAGAACTCGTCTTGCAGTAGCTTCACCCTCATATCTTTCTAGAGTGGCTTTCCAACCACGCATTACAGTTCTATCCTTTGTTTGACCTTTACCAAAATATTTAGGATTAAGTACGTAACCAGCAGCATGAAGAGGAGAAAATAACACATCCCATCGGTTCTCTATCAATTCCTCCAACAGATTCGAGAGACTATCAATTCTCTGGCTTCTCACTGCTTCAAGAGCCTGAACCCGGCAATCATAAAGATCACCCATCACAGATCGATCAGTATTAAGTGTAGCAAGGAAACTTAAAAAAGGCTCGCATAACTGCAAGAATAAATTAGCCCTGCTCCAAAAATCATCACTAGTAATGGCAGCTTCAATACTTGCAATGTCCTCTGGAATGCAAAGCTTCCATTGCTTCCAGTCTTCGCCAGCAACTATTTCTTGAAGCGTTTGCTTTAGCTGAAAAATCCTCTGGACAATGCCATAGGATGGTATAAACTTGGTAGAAAGCAGGTCAGAACTCCCTTCCAAGTTTTGAATCAAAATACCTGAAGAAGAGCGTTGATATAACATGATGCATTGCTCGGTTTCCTTAGCACACACGACAACAGATTTAACCCACTCCAATTCAGCTATTTCTTCCATCAGCATGCAGACAGAGTGTGATGCACACGGAGACCAGAAAATGTGAGGGAACTTTGACAATATAAGGGATTCAGAAGATTTACAGGCTGGGCCCAAATGTGAGATTATCTGAACAACATTTGTGGGCCCAACTTCTATAATTGCATCAGTAAGGGCACCAGGGAACACATTATCATCATTCGCATCTATATCTACTGCTTTCAGAAAGGCAAGTCCCCTTGGACTACAGACATATATATCAATGTGGAGGCAACCCAATGAGCTATCTAAGCGGCTGATACACAGCATTGTGCATCCTGTGTGAGGCCAGGACTCCCTAACTAGAGCCACAGATTTTTCaatccttcctttttctttacttaaatAAGAATCAGAAAGTTCATCTCTTGTTGGAGGTTCATACCCAGGGCCAAAGGCAGCAATGGCTTTTGCCATTTCAAGAAAGTAAGGAGAGTTCACAACTTTCATATTAAAACCATCAGCATAGAAAAATCTTGctacaatatcatcaacatctTCTTTGGTGACACTGCTAAGACTTGGTCGTGAAGTCCGAAGGCGCTTGGCAGGCTTTCCAGaagtcttttccttttttcgtGCAAGGCGCTCTTCCTCCATGATCTGAAATGCTTCTCTCAAAGACCTGTCTATTTCTGGACAGCTTTTGACCCCAACACCAGTGAACCCAAGGAGGTGAGCTCTAACACGGGAATAAGATCCGTTGTATCGTAGATTACAGTGATTGCATTTCCACCTTTTTGTACCAGTTCCCTTGTCAAACCCACCAAACACACTGACATGTTTCCATCCCCACTTATCAGATTCGGATGGCATAATTTGAACCAGGAAAACTGCATACCACCAAACTAGGTTAAAAATAGGGAACAAAATGAGCAAGTTATAATAGGAGAACACCAAGGTGGAATTTTTTAATTCGATCCTCCTATTAAATCCTATGCTCAGATTACCAACTTTGCAATATATCTAATTGAGCAAATTCTTAGAACTtcctataaaaacaaacaacataGCAGATAACCATAGCCATGAAGTGGGTTCTGGTCCCTACCATTTGTTACAGATAATCTATAACGGtttcattttacataaaaatgaaTGTGAAATCCGAAAATCAATGGACGTTAATAGGAGACCATAAAAGGTTATAAAAACTCGGTTAGGTGATCTCTACAGTTGGACAAAACAGCTATAGAAAAACCTGCTACAAAACATGGATATACTTCTCTTGATCTTGGGATTCCTCAAAACTTGGTTTTTAATGGTTTTCATATAATTGAATGTATATAGATCAAGcagacttataaaaaataaaataaaaaatagatcaagCAGTATAAAACATTGTTAGTCTTAAAGTAATCATCCTGAATACAGTGCTGAATATCATTTGCTAACTCTGTCTATGTAATCTCGTAGTCTAATTACAACTATATGGCTtctaattagaaatttagatcTAAGTGCAAGATGTGCAAGACAACAGCACACAgagaattcttatttttaattttaataagttttatcttatttttgtttttgaagatGAGCAGTTTCCCTTAAAAATGGCATTTTAAGGTTCAACTCAGTTTAAGAAACTCTAAAAACGAGATGAAAAAGATCAGATCCAAGAGGAACAAACCAATGGAATCCAAGAAACAATGGCCTAAACAATGAAATCCAGGAAACATTCTCAAAATGCCTAAAATATTTGTTCTGGTTTGTGTTACTGTGTACCCCAATTTATATCCTAACAAGTCTATAAACAATGACATTTCGTGCTTCTGGATTTTAAGTTTAAACAAACACATCTGAGCAAAGGAATTGGGTAGCTAGTCGTTCATGATCCTCGTAATGGTTGTCATAATCTGCAACTTTTGTGATGTCCAAGAAACATTATACAAAAGAACTTCTACTCTCACCCTTCTCattgtttcttattttattatgctGTTAATTCctggattttattattattattattattattttttataaatgagcaAAAATAAGCTTTCATACttctatgaaaaattttgtcaaTTATTAGAAGCAATGGTCTTGTATACTCTCTAGTTGAAGCCAAGTATAAGAACTGTACtccataaaagaattatttcaTAACACTTTTGTCTACTTGTTCCCCAAAACTAATGACTTACTGCAATCCTGCAATGTTTTATCCGCCTTTTGTCTGCTTGGTAAGTACAACTCAAAGCAATTCACCAGGGCCCAATCCAAGTTACTGAATTGTACAGTTTAGCTCTAGTCAAAAGCCATATTCTTCCTTACATCCCAGGAAATCATATCTTTTAGCATGACCTTGAGCCAAATCGTATATGATGCTTTTTATTCTCTTCAACCTACATTCATAGCTCATAAGTATCAGTAGCACACGGCTAAACCATCTcagaacacttttttttttttttttttgatgtcggggaacctctccaagtcagggcccttcggacccacccctgcagagtaaaccttGTCCCGTGCACCAAACCCATCTTAGAACACTCTTCCCAGACCTCAACCAATGGCAACTTTAACAAACATATTTACAATGGAACTTGTACCTTTGTTGTCAATCATCCATCTTAACTTCCTCAATTCTGATCTGCATTCTCAACGCAGTTATATCTTAACTactcaaaattataaatcacaAAGCACAGTTTGCATCCTAAAAAATGTTCACTCAACCACAAAAGTAGCATACAAAAGCCCTCTCCATTCCATGTACCCTACCCTCATTTTGGATGCAAAAACGAACCCCGCATTTGGTCTTTCCAAAgtaaggaaaaaacaaaataaattactgaGAAAAAAAGGTCTAAGATATCAGCTAAgtaaggaaaaaacaaaataaattactgaGAAAAAAAGGTCTAAGATATCAGCTATTGACATCTATTTTTGTTTCCTGATAACCAAAGGGAACTTAAATATTTCGGCTTTTCTTGCCAAACCCACCTCATTGACCTCAACTCGCCACTTCTTAGCAAACCCTTTATTCTTTCTCTATCTTTATCGGACTTGATATAATGCATTCCTTTGCCCTATTCACCTATATTATATGTTGAcaaaaaaaacagagcaaaagcACAAAATCATCAAACACAAAACCTTAATATATCATGCATTGATAGCAAATTGTGCAGTACTTGCAAATATTAGTTTGAACTTCAATATGAACAAAGAAAGAGGGGAGACTGATTTGTTTACCTATTGTTGGATCGTATTTATATATGGAAACCTGCGTTTCTTTTGTTGGGGTTTCTgaggatgttttttttttggttttcagaTGAAACTCGAAACACTGTTTAGGGAGAGGCGATGGGATCGGGCGATACCGTTTCTTTAGCCTCCGTTTCTTTTCACCCTTTCGGAGTGTTTGTTTGCACGATCGTATTATACCCGACCGCGGGTGGGATAATCGCGAACCAGATATGGTGTGGTTACGACTATGCTTGCACCCGAGCCAGAATAGTAGTTCATTTTTACCACCTAGTGTCGGATTTGTTTCATTGTTTTGATTTGAGATTTtaccttgttttgttggaatgAAATGAAACCCAAAATCACCTCatacttgattttattatatttttaataaaataaataatcaaataaaaataaataaagagagacgcaaaaatttacgtggttcggtaTAAAAGCCAATATTCACGGATTGTTTGAAGgcaaaatctatataaaatagAGAGATCTATACAAAGGAATGAGACTCTCCACAAGATCTTTACGTACAAAACTCCACTATACACAGTGCCTCTACCAGATCTCTCTCAAGGGAGGCATCGTCTTAATCTCACGAAACCCTAGATTTCTCTATTGTTTTAAGTACTATGTGAGACcatgagagattataaaatcatcTATCATAGTAAACTTTGCTTCCAAAAAACTCGtgaacataaaattttatgttaaatcacgtaaatctttgtgtctctctttatttatttttatttggttatttattattattttatagatgaatgcAAAGAGTACCGTATCGACGCCCGAATCACCGTTGTGGGTCGGAAATAATTTCTTCCTCCCTTCCGGCCTGTTGTGCAATTATAGacattaacaaattatattcataaaaataatataatacttaattaattttaaatttcaagtcTCTTCATAAGATCCCATCAACATCTTCTAGATGTTATCAAATGGTTGGCAAGTAAAAATTAATGAATTCATTGTAATGTATTGTcgcatatataactttatttttctattaccACTAAGAGTGTGGTGGCTTAATAGATTCATCTTAGACTGTTAGTACTAATATGAAGATTCATTGAATTTCTTAGTGGAGTTGGAGTTCAAGTAATGACTCAAACCCAACTTGAGGGAGTACTATGACTTTTTGCCATCTAAACCCTCTTGTCCCGTTCTCAAAAAGTAAGTGTGAAATTACCATTTGCagatggaaaaaatatattttaataatttatattatatcttaacaatctCATCATGTATGAATTAGACTCATCATTTATAAGTTGGcctaatatgtataatatttcattaaatgagGTTGAGTATGGTGTTAAAGTTCGAACTCAAAATCACTGTTTTGATATTATTGAAATCACAACTTGTTTCAATTCCCAAAAACTTATACTAATAAGAAGAGGTAAatgttaataatttatattatatcttaatagTAGGGTACTATTATTATGATCACCTCCGATTTCTCCCTCTTACCATTATTGtacgtaaataaataaataaataaataaagccttttttgtatatttttttaataggagaAAAGCTATTAGTTGAGTTCaaatttccttccttttttttttttttttttttttttttttttatgtttcaatAGGTTTCTTGAATCTTTATCATCAATCttggttcttttttctttcatcggGATAAAGAGATCAAGAAAAGAATCGTTTGGACTTACATTAATAGATTTATTCATAGTTGATAATGCATGCCTTGTGGCTGTAATCAAAAGAAGAGTGCATTGAATGGCCAATGGATTTTATTTGATCATTACGTCAACTAGTTGATGGGGCTTTATTAATGTCATCAACAATGgattacattaatattaatcaataaataattttttttttaaaaaatcataaatattattatgatcatGATTCGGTTCAAATTCATGGCTGATGGTATTTCAAAAATCAAGgtatatcatatcatatgagATGACATGAACACTAACTTCTATGAACGTACGCTGGTGCTCTCTAATTTGCTCTTAAATCAAAAGATGGCTGGCTAGTACAGTATACTTATTCTTTCCATTTGCACGTAGGTCATAGACATAAAATGGTTTTACGAAATTATTCCAACATACTGGCTTTTTgtaaatgaattaagataaaagttaaaaattaaataaaatattattaaaatatttttttaatattattattatttttaaatttaaaaaaattaaattaattattttattttatgtaaaaatttaaaaaagttttgataattaaatCAAAGAAATTGTGTTTAGAAAGTTGTAACGTATACAGAAAGACTCAATCATGAACTATCAAACCGACTCAAGACTCAATCCCATGTCCTATAGGTAATAGATTTGTGCAGATAATAAATGAATTTCTATGCGTTTCACCCACCACCACCTTCACCTTGATATAGGTCTTACTTCGTTTAGATGTACAACTCAGCTAATtacactttatttttaaattattttgaatatccACACACATGTTTCatcctttttttaaatatagttcCACACCTGACAAAGTTTAGATTTCATATTGTTACTAAATGCCACCTGACAAACCCACGTGAACCTAATTTAATTGCAAGTGCGGCTTCTGTTATTTgcctttaatatttttttctttcgctTGCAGGTTTGGCGCCGAAGAGGTATAAAAATGTCAGATGAAGAATACTGTTTAATGATGCGatccaattattttataattttttataaatatattaaaatttatcttaatatttaaatatattttaaatgaattctttaaaACTCACTcaatcatctcatattattactattaataaaaaattcaactcaattcaacatacaaatacaatttaagttatttttccTTGAGTTCATGTGCTATGCCtatgccttgtttgtttttctaattattttcaattcatatcatttaatcattacaatctttttaaaattttatataaaataaaataaataatttaatttttttaaattttaaaataaaaataatattaaaaatatatattttaataatattttatttaattttaaattttaaattcaattcatcttataaaagaaaaaaaaaaagtagctaGTTGCTAAGGTCAGTACGATCGACAGGCATCATGAACAGTCACTGTCTAATTAAATTCCAACATTAAAGATTGAAGTTTTTCCTTCAGTTTAAGCAAGACTCATCACACAATCAGCCAGCTGACTAGTAAAGAGTAAATAAGCTAGGCACGGCAGCTATTCGATAAAATGACTTGAAAAAGTTTTCTTTCATTCATAattctctcacttttttcatACATCTGAATACAAATAGAGTCTATATTTATTGACTTTTCATAACAACTAAAATGCAAATAATTGATACACATCAGATTGTATTCTTGGAATATTATCATTTTGGAATCTTTTAGACTTTTCTAGAATTTGTCTTATCTATGTGTAGTGCATATGAGCATCGTCCAGAAGGTGAGGTTGCTTCTGAAGCTGCAGCTGTAGGTGCGGTGCATGTCCTTCTTTTGAAGCTGCAGCTGTATTGTCTTAATAGTCCCCCGCAAATCAAGTGGCACTGGTCCAACGGTGAGGCTTGATCGTAGCTGTGAAAAACGTGCAGAGGACAACGACTTGGTAAAAATATCAACTATCTGATCCTTGGTTGAGATGAATGAGACTTGAAGAGTTTTGCTTGCTACTCGCTCACGAACAAAATGATAATCTAACTCAACATGTTTAGTACGTGAATGTAAAATATGATTAATTGAAAGATAAGTAGCACCTAAGTTATCACACCACAGTGTTGGTggattagaaagaaaaatgccaAACTCTTTCAAAAGAGATTGTAACCAGAGAACCTCACATGTAGCATTGGCTACAGCCTTGTACTCGGCTTCAGTGGAAGACCGAGCTATGGTGGATAGTTTTTTTGAACTCCAAGATATTAAATGTGACccaaaataaatgcaaaatcCGCCCGTAGACTTACGATCATCCGGGCAtcctgcccaatcagcatcagagAAGGCTGCCAGCTTACAAGGAGAAGAGGCAGTAAAATGGAGACCAAAGTTTTTGATAAGATTAAGATAGTGAAGAATTCGTTTGACGGCTTGCCAGTGGGGCTGCCGGGGATAATGCATATACTGACAAACTTTATTAATAGCGTAAGAGATATTTGGTCGGGTAAATGAAAGATATTGAAGACTCCCAACAATACTTCGGTAAAGTTGAGGATCTTCAAAAGTTTGGCCATCAAGAGTCGTGAGTTTTACTGAAGCACACAATGGAGTGGAAACAGGCTTTGAGTTATGCATGTTCTTGCGAAGCaataaatcaaatatgtatTTACATTGATACAAGTAAAGACCAGAAAAATTTCTAGTGACTTCAATGcctaaaaaataatacaaataacCCAAATCTTTGACAGGAAAAAAAGAGCTCAAtgcaaaaataaactcaaagatAAACTCAGAGCTTGAACCCGTGACTATGAAGTCATCGACATATATCAGAACATAAATACATCTAGATTTTTACTGAAGTATAAAGAGAGAGGAGTCAGAGGTTGAACCTTGAAAACCAAGAGAAACCAAACAATCGGACAGTTTAGAAAACCAAGCCTTAGGGGCTTGCTTCAAACCATAAATTGATTTTCGCAACTTACAAACATGAAGAGAAAGATCAGGATTGACAAAACTTAGAGGATGCTGCATATAGACATCTTCCTCGAGTTCTCTATGTAAGAAGGCATTCTGGACATCTAACTGGTGCAAGGGCCATCTGTAAGACACTGCAAGAGATAGAAGCAAATGAATGGTCACTGGTTTAACAACAGGGCTAAATGTCTCTGTGTAGTCGAGACCGGGTTGTTGGTGGAATCCCTTGGCCACAAGACGAGCCTTCGGCGCTCAAGAGAACCATCCACCATGCGTTTCGACTTAAGGACCCATTTAGCACCAAGTACATTGTAGGAAGGAGACGCAGGAACCAAGTCCCACGTTTTATTTTGCAACAAAGCCTGAAATTCAAGGACCATGGTTGTTCTCCATTCTTGGAATTTCGAAGCCTCCGAATAGGAGGTTGGCTCTTCGGGTATGAGAGGAGACGCAACTGTAGTGGACAGAGATGGTTTGTCAGGCCATGGGAGGGTGCCATCCGAACGAATTTTAGGGCAGTGAATGTTGTTTTTGGCACGGGTAGTCATTGGATGAAGAGAGGAGGTCGGCTGTGAGGAGAGATGAGAGATATTGGGGTTTGAATGTGATGGAGGTAGTGGCGGCTGCGAGGAAAAATGCTGGAGATTAGGGCTTgagttggatgaagttgaaggCAGCTGTGAGGAAGAATCGAGAATGGTAGAATGTGTACGTGATGGGCTAAGTGTTTGAGGACGGCTTGAGTTGGTTTGATGAGGACTGGAAGGAGGAGAACGTGACGGGCTTGAGTCCGTGGGAGGTGAGGTGGAGTTCACGTGGGTGGGCTGTGAGTTTAATGGTGGAACTAGAGTGAGAGTGGGCCCAGACTGAGTGATAGACACAGGAGGATTGGACAGAGTTGTAAAGGGATAATTTTGCTCGTCAAACTTAACATCTCTTGAGATGTAGGTACGACTAGTAGAGAGATGAAGGCACAAATAGCCTTTGTGATCTGGGCTATAACCCATGAAAACACACAGTTGGGATCGTTGATCCATTTTATGTCAATTAAATGGTCTAAGATTAGGCCAACAAGCAACACCAAAcactcttaaaaaattataatcaggaGTTTGATTAAAGAGAGTTTGAAAGGGTGATTTGTGATTGAGAACAGCAGTGGGCGTTCTATTAATTAGAAAGACTGCTGTCTGGAAAGCCTCTGACCAATATTTATTTGGGACGCATGTGCAAGTAGTGTGAGTCCTGTTTCTACAATATGACGATGTCGTCTCTCAACAGACCCATTTTGTTCATGAGAGTAAGGACATGTGAGACGATGTGAAATTCCACAAGACTTAAGCA
This window contains:
- the LOC121241232 gene encoding uncharacterized protein LOC121241232 isoform X3 yields the protein MEEERLARKKEKTSGKPAKRLRTSRPSLSSVTKEDVDDIVARFFYADGFNMKVVNSPYFLEMAKAIAAFGPGYEPPTRDELSDSYLSKEKGRIEKSVALVRESWPHTGCTMLCISRLDSSLGCLHIDIYVCSPRGLAFLKAVDIDANDDNVFPGALTDAIIEVGPTNVVQIISHLGPACKSSESLILSKFPHIFWSPCASHSVCMLMEEIAELEWVKSVVVCAKETEQCIMLYQRSSSGILIQNLEGSSDLLSTKFIPSYGIVQRIFQLKQTLQEIVAGEDWKQWKLCIPEDIASIEAAITSDDFWSRANLFLQLCEPFLSFLATLNTDRSVMGDLYDCRVQALEAVRSQRIDSLSNLLEELIENRWDVLFSPLHAAGYVLNPKYFGKGQTKDRTVMRGWKATLERYEGEATARRVLREQLSSYWRLEGSLGEEDAVDCRDKMDPVAWWENFGFETPHLQTLAVKVLSQVSSVGMCEEIWQDNDFPCRRTANRLEVERVEDLVFVRNNLRLHSQRNGISRSPSFQRNQIPSSPSGIKTWDVTRLDQIKTIFSIHDTS
- the LOC121241232 gene encoding uncharacterized protein LOC121241232 isoform X2, which gives rise to MPSESDKWGWKHVSVFGGFDKGTGTKRWKCNHCNLRYNGSYSRVRAHLLGFTGVGVKSCPEIDRSLREAFQIMEEERLARKKEKTSGKPAKRLRTSRPSLSSVTKEDVDDIVARFFYADGFNMKVVNSPYFLEMAKAIAAFGPGYEPPTRDELSDSYLSKEKGRIEKSVALVRESWPHTGCTMLCISRLDSSLGCLHIDIYVCSPRGLAFLKAVDIDANDDNVFPGALTDAIIEVGPTNVVQIISHLGPACKSSESLILSKFPHIFWSPCASHSVCMLMEEIAELEWVKSVVVCAKETEQCIMLYQRSSSGILIQNLEGSSDLLSTKFIPSYGIVQRIFQLKQTLQEIVAGEDWKQWKLCIPEDIASIEAAITSDDFWSRANLFLQLCEPFLSFLATLNTDRSVMGDLYDCRVQALEAVRSQRIDSLSNLLEELIENRWDVLFSPLHAAGYVLNPKYFGKGQTKDRTVMRGWKATLERYEGEATARRVLREQLSSYWRLEGSLGEEDAVDCRDKMDPVAWWENFGFETPHLQTLAVKVLSQVSSVGMCEEIWQDNDFPCRRTANRLEVERVEDLVFVRNNLRLHSQRNGISRSPSFQRNQIPSSPSGIKTWDVTRLDQIKTIFSIHDTS
- the LOC121241232 gene encoding uncharacterized protein LOC121241232 isoform X1 — its product is MHYIKSDKDRERIKGLLRSGELRSMSVFGGFDKGTGTKRWKCNHCNLRYNGSYSRVRAHLLGFTGVGVKSCPEIDRSLREAFQIMEEERLARKKEKTSGKPAKRLRTSRPSLSSVTKEDVDDIVARFFYADGFNMKVVNSPYFLEMAKAIAAFGPGYEPPTRDELSDSYLSKEKGRIEKSVALVRESWPHTGCTMLCISRLDSSLGCLHIDIYVCSPRGLAFLKAVDIDANDDNVFPGALTDAIIEVGPTNVVQIISHLGPACKSSESLILSKFPHIFWSPCASHSVCMLMEEIAELEWVKSVVVCAKETEQCIMLYQRSSSGILIQNLEGSSDLLSTKFIPSYGIVQRIFQLKQTLQEIVAGEDWKQWKLCIPEDIASIEAAITSDDFWSRANLFLQLCEPFLSFLATLNTDRSVMGDLYDCRVQALEAVRSQRIDSLSNLLEELIENRWDVLFSPLHAAGYVLNPKYFGKGQTKDRTVMRGWKATLERYEGEATARRVLREQLSSYWRLEGSLGEEDAVDCRDKMDPVAWWENFGFETPHLQTLAVKVLSQVSSVGMCEEIWQDNDFPCRRTANRLEVERVEDLVFVRNNLRLHSQRNGISRSPSFQRNQIPSSPSGIKTWDVTRLDQIKTIFSIHDTS